In a genomic window of Lycium ferocissimum isolate CSIRO_LF1 chromosome 9, AGI_CSIRO_Lferr_CH_V1, whole genome shotgun sequence:
- the LOC132030166 gene encoding protein argonaute 4A-like has protein sequence MASAKDEATTTKPNRAPMARQGIGSKGQKIRLLTNHFKVGMTNSDGHFYHYSVALNYEDGNPVEVKGIGRKILDKVQQTYSIELANKNFAYDGEKSLFTIGALPGNKFEFTVVLEDISSSRSTRVSPEGSPSEVDRKRSKRQPWSKAYKVVIKYAVRISMQAIANALRGQDSEQYQEAVRVLDILLRQHAAKRGCLIVRQSFFHNEPRNFVDLGGGVLGCRGFHSSFRATQGGLSLNMDVSTTMIVQPGPLIDFLLANQNARDPYQIDWSKAKRTLKSLRITASPSNREFKITGLTEKPCKEQTFMLKQKSGSGEVQEVETTVYEYFTHHRRIPLRYSGDFPCINVGKPKHPTFIPLELCSLVSLQRYTKALSNLQRAALVEKSRQKPQERMRTLTDALKTSNYKADPLLESAGISINDQFTQVEGRVLPTPKLRVGHQQDLLPIKGRWNFNQKQLVEPAKLERWAVVNFSARCDIRKLCMDLQRCGKMKGMFINPPFAHIFEENQQFRRNPAPVRVEKMLELLRSKLPDAPQFLLCILPERKNSDLYGPWKKRNLADLGVVTQYIAPTKVNDQYLTNVLLKINAKLGGMNSFLTMELNPVLPQISKVPTIIIGMDVSHGSPGRADVPSIAAVVSSRQWPFISRYRAAVCTQSPKLEMIDSLYKKVSDTEDEGLFRELLKDFYTSSNNVKPEHIIIFRDGVSESQFNQVINIELNQIIEACNHLEENWSPKFTVIVAQKNHHTKFFQTNSSDNVPPGTVIDNAICHSKTNDFYMCAHNGPIGTTRATHYHVLHDEIGFSADDMQELVHSLSYVYQRSTTAISVVAPICYAHLAAAQVAQFIKFDELSETSSSHGGVTIAGVVPVPALPRLHKNVHSSMFFC, from the exons ATGGCATCTGCTAAAGATGAAgctacaacaacaaaaccaaacCGTGCTCCTATGGCTCGGCAAGGAATAGGTTCAAAAGGCCAAAAGATTCGCCTACTCACCAACCATTTTAAAGTAGGGATGACCAATTCTGATGGGCACTTCTACCATTATAGT GTTGCTCTAAATTATGAAGACGGAAATCCCGTAGAGGTAAAAGGCATTGGACGAAAAATTCTTGACAAGGTCCAACAAACATATTCAATAGAGCTGGCCAACAAAAATTTTGCCTATGACGGGGAGAAGAGCCTGTTCACTATTGGTGCACTACCGGGTAACAAGTTTGAGTTCACTGTTGTCCTGGAGGATATCTCTTCGTCTAG AAGCACTCGAGTCAGCCCTGAAGGGAGCCCCAGTGAAGTTGATCGGAAAAGGTCAAAGAGGCAGCCTTGGTCCAAGGCATATAAAGTGGTAATTAAGTATGCTGTGAGAATATCGATGCAAGCAATTGCCAACGCACTACGGGGACAAGACTCTGAACAGTACCAAGAGGCTGTGAGAGTGCTTGATATACTTCTGAGGCAGCATGCTGCCAAACG GGGCTGCCTTATTGTGCGCCAATCTTTTTTCCACAATGAGCCTAGAAACTTCGTTGATCTTGGTGGAGGAGTCCTAGGATGCCGAGGTTTCCATTCAAGCTTTCGGGCCACGCAAGGAGGCCTTTCGTTGAACATGG ATGTATCAACCACAATGATTGTGCAGCCTGGGCCATTGATAGACTTCCTTCTTGCGAATCAAAATGCAAGAGATCCTTACCAGATTGATTGGTCCAAG GCAAAGAGGACGCTGAAGAGTCTGAGGATCACGGCCAGCCCCTCAAATAGGGAATTCAAAATCACCGGCCTCACAGAAAAGCCTTGCAAAGAGCAGAC TTTCATGTTGAAGCAGAAAAGTGGAAGTGGGGAAGTGCAAGAGGTTGAGACTACTGTTTATGAGTACTTCACTCATCATCGCCGTATTCCTTTGCGATATTCTGGAGATTTCCCTTGCATTAACGTTGGCAAACCAAAACACCCAACTTTTATTCCTCTTGAG CTTTGTTCTCTGGTGTCTCTGCAGCGCTACACCAAGGCGTTGTCCAATCTACAAAGAGCAGCCCTTGTAGAAAAATCCCGGCAAAAGCCCCAAGAAAGGATGAGAACATTGACTGAT GCTCTAAAGACCAGCAACTATAAGGCTGACCCTCTTCTTGAATCTGCTGGTATTTCAATCAATGATCAGTTTACTCAAGTCGAAGGTCGTGTCTTGCCAACACCAAAG TTGAGGGTAGGGCATCAACAAGACTTGCTTCCTATAAAAGGAAGGTGGAATTTTAACCAGAAG CAATTGGTTGAACCGGCCAAACTCGAGCGTTGGGCAGTTGTGAACTTCTCTGCCCGCTGTGATATCCGTAAGCTTTGTATGGATCTACAAAGGTGTGGGAAAATGAAAGGAATG TTTATCAATCCACCATTTGCTCATATCTTTGAGGAGAATCAGCAGTTCAGGCGCAACCCTGCTCCTGTGAGAGTTGAGAAGATGCTAGAACTGTTGAGATCAAAACTTCCAGATGCACCTCAGTTCCTTCTCTGCATCCTACCAGAGAGAAAGAACTCTGACCTTTATG GCCCCTGGAAGAAAAGGAACTTAGCTGATCTTGGAGTTGTTACACAATACATTGCTCCTACAAAGGTCAATGATCAGTACCTTaccaatgtgctcttgaagatcAATGCAAAG CTGGGAGGCATGAATTCCTTTTTGACTATGGAGCTTAACCCTGTATTACCTCAGATTTCAAAAGTCCCAACTATCATTATTGGGATGGATGTCTCTCATGGATCACCTGGACGAGCAGATGTTCCATCCATTGCAGCG GTGGTTAGTTCTAGACAATGGCCCTTTATTTCACGCTATCGAGCAGCTGTTTGTACTCAGTCACCAAAGCTGGAGATGATAGATTCTTTGTACAAGAAAGTATCAGATACTGAAGATGAGGGCCTTTTCAG GGAGCTGTTGAAGGACTTCTACACAAGTTCTAACAATGTGAAACCTGAACATATCATTATTTTCAG AGATGGAGTTAGTGAGTCCCAGTTCAAccaagtcataaacatcgagCTGAATCAAATTATCGAG GCCTGCaatcatttggaggaaaatTGGTCTCCAAAGTTCACAGTCATTGTTGCACAAAAGAACCACCACACAAAGTTTTTCCAGACCAACTCATCGGATAATGTTCCTCCTG GGACTGTGATTGATAATGCCATCTGCCATTCAAAGACCAATGACTTCTACATGTGTGCTCACAATGGGCCTATT GGAACAACACGAGCCACACACTACCATGTTCTGCATGATGAAATTGGATTCTCAGCAGATGACATGCAAGAGCTGGTCCATTCTCTGTCTTACGT GTATCAGAGGAGTACCACAGCCATCTCTGTAG TTGCACCTATATGCTATGCCCATTTGGCAGCAGCACAGGTGGCGCAGTTTATCAAGTTTGATGAACTGTCAGAGACATCCTCGAGCCATGGTGGAGTTACGATAGCTGGTGTTGTTCCGGTCCCTGCATTGCCTCGACTTCACAAGAATGTGCACAGTTCGATGTTCTTCTGCTGA